In the Nitrospirota bacterium genome, one interval contains:
- a CDS encoding ABC-2 family transporter protein produces MIRVLTRYMRLYKAFFYQCLKEDMIYRSNFLTLVIMDIGFVCVSLVLFKVIYGHVNTIAGWTFNQSVILIGTVGIVREMAYLTFRRGFLELGNHIRTGTFDMFMVRPIASGIHLGMRHLSISESFGEGMMGIALVIFGFVHIDNWSWVVFPLYIMFLLNSLMIYYGFSLIINSIVFWVVKSQELNTVVYFFMETSRYPGDIYRGIGKVIFTFIVPIGIIATVPASVLTGRLGFNFAILSLVIGISFLCTGLFVWKMSIEHYSSASG; encoded by the coding sequence ATGATAAGGGTATTAACCCGTTACATGCGGCTTTATAAGGCTTTCTTCTACCAGTGTCTCAAGGAAGACATGATCTACAGGTCCAACTTCCTGACACTGGTCATTATGGACATAGGGTTCGTTTGCGTGAGTCTCGTCCTTTTCAAGGTAATTTATGGTCATGTAAACACAATTGCCGGATGGACTTTTAATCAGTCTGTAATACTGATTGGAACCGTCGGGATTGTGAGGGAGATGGCGTATCTAACCTTCAGACGCGGATTTTTAGAGTTGGGAAACCACATACGTACAGGCACCTTTGATATGTTTATGGTAAGACCGATTGCATCGGGCATCCATCTGGGCATGAGGCATCTCTCCATTTCAGAAAGCTTTGGTGAAGGGATGATGGGGATTGCCCTTGTTATATTCGGGTTCGTTCATATTGACAACTGGAGCTGGGTAGTCTTCCCGCTTTATATAATGTTCCTGTTAAACTCACTAATGATATATTACGGATTCAGCCTGATTATTAACAGCATTGTATTCTGGGTAGTGAAGTCACAGGAGTTAAATACAGTTGTCTATTTTTTCATGGAGACTTCGAGATATCCGGGAGACATCTACCGGGGGATAGGCAAGGTGATATTCACTTTCATTGTACCGATAGGAATCATCGCTACAGTGCCGGCATCGGTGCTGACAGGGCGTTTAGGATTCAATTTCGCAATCCTGTCGCTTGTCATAGGGATATCGTTCCTATGTACGGGATTGTTTGTGTGGAAGATGAGCATCGAACATTATTCTTCAGCCAGCGGGTAA
- a CDS encoding ATP-binding cassette domain-containing protein, producing MPNSIYVKELRKSYDYFKKEPGLTGSLKSLFWREKLYNEALKGISFEIAEGELVGFLGPNGAGKTTTLKILSGILYPSGGNASVLGHIPWKREPSYQKQFSIVMGQKNQLWWDLPAQESFTLNREIYEVDQTTYNRNLSELTEMFDIKDLLDVPVRKLSMGQRMKCELVAALLHSPKVLFLDEPSIGLDIISQDKIINYIEEYNSLKKTTVLLTSHYMRDVERLCKRVIVINHGAIIYDGSVKDLMTTYADHKIIRLRFSSEFAESVLEKYGEVLERDRLNAVLKTERNTIALATSRILNDLPVDDLSVEDVEIEDVIKKIFAG from the coding sequence ATGCCAAATTCAATATATGTTAAAGAGCTCCGCAAGTCCTACGACTATTTCAAAAAAGAGCCTGGCCTGACAGGCTCCCTCAAGAGTCTTTTCTGGAGGGAAAAGCTCTATAATGAGGCTTTGAAAGGAATATCTTTTGAAATCGCTGAAGGAGAGCTTGTAGGATTCTTAGGCCCTAATGGCGCCGGCAAGACAACTACACTCAAAATACTATCGGGCATACTCTACCCGTCGGGCGGAAACGCCTCAGTCCTCGGTCATATACCCTGGAAAAGGGAGCCGTCTTATCAGAAACAATTCTCTATTGTGATGGGTCAGAAAAACCAGCTCTGGTGGGACCTGCCTGCACAGGAGTCATTCACACTGAACAGGGAAATCTACGAGGTTGACCAGACGACATACAACCGAAATCTTTCGGAGCTGACAGAGATGTTTGACATCAAAGACCTGCTGGATGTACCGGTAAGAAAACTGTCCATGGGCCAGAGGATGAAGTGCGAGCTTGTTGCAGCCCTCCTCCACTCCCCTAAAGTACTGTTTCTCGATGAACCTTCTATAGGTCTTGATATAATTTCTCAGGACAAGATTATAAATTATATTGAAGAATATAACAGTCTTAAGAAAACAACGGTCCTGCTGACGAGCCATTATATGAGGGATGTAGAGAGGCTGTGTAAAAGGGTTATAGTCATTAATCATGGAGCTATAATATATGACGGTTCTGTTAAAGACCTGATGACAACATATGCAGACCACAAGATAATAAGACTGCGCTTCTCCTCAGAGTTTGCAGAAAGTGTCCTCGAAAAATATGGAGAGGTACTGGAGAGAGACAGGCTGAATGCAGTATTGAAGACAGAACGGAACACAATCGCATTGGCCACTTCAAGGATACTTAATGACCTGCCTGTAGACGACCTGTCTGTGGAGGACGTTGAAATTGAAGATGTTATAAAGAAGATCTTTGCAGGATAG